From Microcaecilia unicolor chromosome 11, aMicUni1.1, whole genome shotgun sequence, the proteins below share one genomic window:
- the LOC115480083 gene encoding cytochrome b-c1 complex subunit 9 produces MALIGRAYVFLFRRTSTFALSIVLGAVVFERAFDQGADALFEHLNRGKMWKHIKHKYEQPEE; encoded by the exons ATGGCGTTGATCGGCAGGGCCTACGTCTTCTTGTTCCGCAGGACGTCCACCTTTGCTCTGTCCATCGTGTTGGGCGCAGTCGTCTTCGAGCGGGCTTTCGATCAGGGAGCGGATGCGCTTTTCGAGCACCTGAACCGGGGg aaaatgtggAAACACATCAAGCACAAGTATGAGCAGCCTGAGGAGTAG